From Leptospira congkakensis, one genomic window encodes:
- a CDS encoding adenosine kinase → MKHYDVFGVGNALVDIIAFIDPNFLQKQNITKGVMTLVDESRQGQILADLHDEKKELRSGGSAANTMIAIANSGGTCCYTGKVTHDTYGEFYKKDMEDAGVLFETTPDKNGHTGTCVVLTTPDAERTMLTNLAISTSLGPDDIDIENLKKSKFVYVEGYLWDGDSTKKASELSMKVAKENNVKVSFTYSDPFCVNRSRDEFIHLTKEYVDVVFCNSEEGLALSGAKTVEDAVEFISKLCPLVFMTAGKEGAYVAENGNITLVPGFPVKPIDTTGAGDAFAAGVLYGLTQGYSAQKSARWGNYVASRIVCEVGPRLSVRLMGRQDEILTGFKET, encoded by the coding sequence ATGAAGCATTACGACGTATTCGGCGTAGGGAACGCCCTTGTAGATATCATTGCATTTATTGATCCCAATTTTCTACAAAAACAAAATATCACCAAAGGTGTGATGACTCTTGTAGATGAATCCAGACAAGGCCAAATTCTTGCAGACCTTCACGATGAAAAGAAAGAACTCCGCTCTGGTGGTAGTGCCGCTAACACGATGATTGCCATTGCAAACTCTGGTGGAACTTGCTGTTATACGGGTAAAGTTACCCATGATACGTATGGTGAATTTTATAAAAAAGATATGGAAGATGCAGGTGTGCTGTTTGAAACTACGCCTGATAAAAACGGTCATACTGGAACTTGTGTGGTTTTAACTACACCAGATGCAGAAAGAACCATGTTAACCAATCTTGCCATTTCCACATCACTTGGCCCGGATGATATCGATATAGAAAACCTTAAAAAAAGCAAATTTGTTTATGTAGAAGGTTATTTATGGGATGGAGATTCTACAAAAAAAGCGAGTGAACTTTCTATGAAAGTAGCAAAGGAAAACAATGTAAAAGTTTCTTTTACATACAGTGATCCATTTTGTGTAAATCGTTCCAGAGATGAATTCATCCATCTAACAAAAGAATACGTTGATGTTGTGTTCTGCAATTCAGAAGAAGGGTTGGCTCTTAGTGGCGCAAAAACTGTGGAAGACGCTGTTGAGTTTATTTCCAAACTTTGTCCTTTAGTATTTATGACTGCGGGAAAAGAAGGAGCATACGTTGCAGAAAATGGAAACATCACACTCGTTCCTGGTTTTCCTGTAAAACCAATTGATACAACTGGAGCAGGGGATGCCTTTGCTGCTGGAGTTTTGTATGGACTGACCCAAGGTTATTCCGCACAAAAATCAGCTCGTTGGGGTAACTATGTAGCTTCTCGAATTGTTTGCGAAGTGGGTCCACGTTTGTCCGTACGTCTTATGGGAAGACAAGACGAAATTTTGACCGGGTTCAAAGAAACATAA
- a CDS encoding response regulator — MTEQTLKHVLIVEDEEDIVEILRIALEFNSPYQVSFAKTGPEGLQKAIILQPDLILLDVLMPGMNGMELIEELKIFPETKEIPVAFITSRVLKNEILEYQKRGGIGVIEKPFAPLEIADKIQTLWEDSKKIR, encoded by the coding sequence ATGACAGAACAAACCTTAAAACACGTGTTAATTGTAGAAGATGAAGAAGATATTGTAGAAATACTTCGAATCGCCTTGGAATTCAATTCACCATACCAAGTGAGTTTTGCAAAAACGGGACCAGAAGGATTACAAAAAGCCATCATCTTACAACCCGATTTAATCTTGTTAGATGTATTGATGCCAGGAATGAATGGGATGGAATTGATTGAAGAATTGAAAATTTTTCCAGAAACAAAAGAGATTCCAGTCGCCTTTATAACATCTCGTGTTTTAAAAAATGAAATATTAGAATATCAAAAAAGAGGGGGCATTGGTGTGATTGAAAAACCTTTTGCCCCTCTTGAAATTGCTGATAAAATTCAAACCCTTTGGGAGGATTCTAAAAAAATTCGATAG
- a CDS encoding PAS domain-containing sensor histidine kinase, translated as MNEFLEKIKSFFKDEDSFFDAKQLLQQNWHKFVPQYFDKILETRANAVFVLDNDLNYTYVNSSAASMVEKSASQMLGQNIWDLFPNLDETDFGKQLSHAIKNKESFQSDEFFLESKGWFATQVYPQENFTILIATEITSEKNAKDNYSQVLSKNKAILSSLPDKLYGIRKDGSVIDHKEFPDFKGWDSLHEEKEVRLTRIENLFPKRKLSEIDSILDQVIEIGGTKTYEYSIEDYDGEKYFEARFTKTGEDEVLTIVRNITERKKAEALKNEFISLVSHELRTPLTSIKGSIDLLLAGVAGELSNQTKSLLNICRKNTQRLVRFVTDLLDIEALDSGNINFKFRTYRLEEILQSSVDGMRTFAEQYHVLLNYDQNFPSTSVFVDEDRLNHCITNLISNAVKYTPKFSEVYITVVPSATHAQILIKDNGPGIDPNFAPRLFHRFAQGAPPKDKLVGGSGLGLSITKGFVEAMKGKIFFTSDDKGTVFTIEFPIIREGSIPSGYNQ; from the coding sequence ATGAATGAATTTCTGGAAAAAATCAAAAGCTTTTTCAAGGATGAAGACAGCTTTTTTGATGCAAAGCAACTTCTGCAACAGAATTGGCACAAATTTGTCCCCCAATACTTCGACAAAATCCTAGAAACTCGTGCGAATGCCGTCTTTGTCTTAGATAACGACCTAAATTATACCTACGTGAACTCCTCTGCAGCGAGTATGGTGGAAAAATCCGCCAGTCAGATGTTAGGGCAAAATATTTGGGACCTATTTCCAAATTTGGACGAAACCGATTTTGGCAAACAATTATCCCATGCCATTAAAAATAAGGAATCATTCCAGTCTGATGAATTCTTTTTGGAATCAAAAGGATGGTTTGCGACCCAAGTTTATCCTCAGGAAAATTTTACAATCCTCATTGCGACAGAAATCACTTCGGAAAAAAATGCAAAAGACAACTACAGTCAAGTTCTAAGTAAAAACAAAGCCATCTTAAGTTCCCTGCCAGACAAATTGTATGGAATCCGAAAAGATGGATCTGTGATTGATCATAAAGAGTTCCCTGATTTTAAAGGTTGGGATTCCCTTCATGAAGAAAAAGAAGTTCGACTCACAAGAATTGAAAATCTATTTCCAAAAAGAAAACTAAGCGAAATTGATTCTATTCTGGACCAAGTTATCGAAATTGGTGGGACAAAAACTTACGAATATTCGATCGAAGATTACGATGGTGAAAAGTATTTTGAAGCTCGGTTCACCAAAACAGGTGAAGACGAAGTTCTAACCATTGTTCGAAATATCACAGAACGTAAAAAAGCCGAAGCCTTAAAAAACGAATTTATTAGTTTAGTAAGCCACGAATTACGAACTCCTCTAACTTCGATTAAAGGATCTATCGATTTATTACTTGCTGGTGTTGCTGGCGAACTTTCTAACCAAACCAAATCTCTTCTGAATATCTGCCGAAAGAACACACAAAGACTAGTGCGTTTTGTAACGGATCTATTGGATATAGAAGCATTGGATTCTGGAAATATTAATTTTAAATTCCGAACCTATCGTTTAGAAGAAATTTTACAAAGTTCTGTTGATGGGATGAGAACCTTTGCTGAACAATATCATGTTTTACTCAACTATGATCAAAATTTCCCTTCCACGTCTGTTTTTGTAGATGAAGATAGATTGAATCATTGTATCACAAATCTAATATCTAATGCTGTGAAATATACACCAAAGTTCTCAGAAGTTTACATTACTGTTGTTCCCTCAGCAACTCATGCACAAATATTGATTAAAGACAATGGCCCAGGAATTGATCCCAATTTTGCACCAAGATTATTCCATCGTTTTGCACAAGGGGCGCCACCAAAAGATAAATTAGTCGGTGGTTCAGGACTCGGGCTCTCTATCACCAAAGGATTTGTTGAAGCGATGAAAGGGAAAATATTTTTTACTTCAGATGATAAAGGCACCGTATTTACCATTGAATTTCCTATTATACGTGAAGGATCTATTCCATCTGGATACAATCAATGA
- a CDS encoding ABC transporter ATP-binding protein, with protein sequence MIQVSNLSKFYGEKRAISGLNFKLEKGEIVGLLGLNGAGKTTTIRILTGYLIPSAGDASIDGKSIFDFPLEAKQKIGYLPETPPLYEDMTITEYLQFVGRIKKIEETKLGSEIEKVLTKTNLTIVKDKLIGTLSLGFRKRVGIAQAILGDPEIVIMDEPISGLDPKQIVEIRNLIRSLAGDHTVLISSHILTEIYKTCDKFLFLHKGSLKQELSLGRLEEEMNRLAGWEVGLSGKSADELLNFMKSAIGDGDSLSELGTNKEEIQFLVRTTNPKRFKESLFSKALASGIQIESLKKQEVSLEQIFMEKI encoded by the coding sequence ATGATTCAAGTCAGCAATTTATCAAAATTTTACGGCGAAAAACGAGCCATCTCAGGGCTTAATTTCAAATTAGAAAAAGGCGAAATTGTGGGTCTTTTGGGCCTCAACGGTGCCGGAAAAACCACTACAATTCGAATCCTTACCGGGTATTTGATTCCTAGTGCGGGTGATGCTTCGATTGATGGAAAGTCCATCTTTGATTTTCCTTTGGAAGCAAAACAGAAAATTGGTTATCTTCCCGAAACTCCTCCTCTCTACGAAGACATGACCATTACAGAGTATCTTCAATTTGTAGGTCGGATTAAAAAAATTGAGGAAACCAAACTTGGTTCTGAGATTGAAAAGGTCCTTACTAAAACAAACCTTACGATTGTTAAGGATAAGTTGATTGGAACTTTATCTTTAGGTTTCCGCAAACGTGTTGGAATTGCTCAAGCAATTCTCGGTGATCCTGAAATTGTCATTATGGATGAACCAATTTCGGGACTAGATCCAAAACAAATTGTTGAGATTCGAAATTTAATTAGGAGTCTTGCCGGTGATCACACGGTTCTGATTTCTAGCCATATCCTCACGGAGATTTATAAAACTTGTGATAAGTTTTTATTTTTACACAAAGGAAGTTTGAAACAGGAACTTTCTCTCGGTCGTTTAGAAGAAGAAATGAATCGACTTGCTGGATGGGAAGTTGGTCTTTCTGGTAAGAGTGCCGATGAACTTCTTAATTTTATGAAATCAGCAATCGGTGATGGTGATAGTTTGTCTGAACTAGGAACCAATAAAGAGGAAATACAATTTTTAGTGCGAACAACAAATCCAAAACGATTCAAAGAATCTTTGTTTTCGAAAGCTTTGGCTAGTGGAATTCAAATTGAATCTTTAAAAAAACAAGAAGTGTCTTTAGAACAAATTTTTATGGAGAAAATATGA
- a CDS encoding ABC transporter permease, whose amino-acid sequence MNWQTAVWIYKKELRLFFGTYMGPLVLGGTAFLNALFVMILNFNGTANYEIATYITFISFMTTILIAMVIISMGSIVEERNKGTLELLFTSPITDLEIVFGKFLFGVTVCGIITVFINGLFPLLLYSFWKAPFYMVASGSVGVFLLGVFTFTIGMFGSSLGKNQMISLLISVLIILTLWVVGYFSHLFQATTRKVLFHLHIFSHFAAFAKGVVPLTGIVFFLSGTFLFLYLTVKVLESRRWRG is encoded by the coding sequence ATGAACTGGCAAACGGCTGTTTGGATCTATAAAAAAGAATTACGATTATTTTTTGGAACTTATATGGGGCCTTTGGTTCTCGGGGGAACTGCGTTTCTAAATGCACTTTTCGTAATGATCCTAAACTTTAATGGAACTGCAAACTATGAAATTGCAACGTACATCACATTCATTTCCTTTATGACAACCATTCTCATTGCCATGGTGATCATTTCTATGGGATCCATTGTAGAGGAAAGAAACAAAGGAACATTGGAATTACTTTTTACTTCACCAATTACCGATTTGGAAATTGTTTTTGGTAAATTTCTTTTTGGCGTTACCGTTTGTGGAATCATTACTGTCTTTATCAATGGACTTTTTCCATTGTTGTTATACTCCTTTTGGAAAGCTCCGTTTTATATGGTAGCCTCCGGTAGTGTCGGAGTGTTTTTGTTAGGTGTCTTTACCTTTACGATTGGAATGTTTGGGTCAAGTCTCGGCAAAAACCAAATGATATCATTACTCATTTCTGTTCTGATCATTTTGACACTATGGGTAGTGGGATATTTTTCACATCTCTTCCAAGCAACAACAAGAAAGGTTCTTTTCCACTTACATATTTTTTCTCACTTTGCCGCTTTTGCCAAAGGTGTTGTCCCTTTGACTGGGATTGTTTTTTTCTTAAGTGGAACATTTTTGTTCTTATACCTTACCGTAAAGGTCTTGGAATCCAGGAGATGGAGGGGGTAG
- a CDS encoding Gldg family protein, translating into MFLTADRILPFISLLSLFAYFLFDGMVVDPKRRIIFLGVIFLFLASDTIIRAFSKGLRKEDQNRYIAAGFGIGAFLLSVLRDFLDLKPVAGFNEEVSAIPKVREFLLLCVVLFSIVFLLQVILLEIGKSSLEAQSNLAKSKNSLLQNAVLGFLFVLPILVAVNYFAIKRNYNFDLSSQGKFSLSQISRNLIKPITKDVTITAFYPRPLEADGPANGDKLAAFALTRVRPDIEILLDQIKAENSHITVQFINADVEVDLLKEFGQVSNGTIFVRSQKQSLLSSGTPFAEERVIAKETKDLEDLERKLVGALLNVTTEQKKVYFTVSNGERFGISFKALPNEQVNRFVSSLQFLNFKVAELGFAQGWPSKLPEDAEMLVVLGPTVPFSKEAKEELRKFVLEKNGKVLITMEPKGNEDFSWLLASAGLKYNSSQLIEREEKPGFVVAKQFPDNRLTDLLQKKEMGILFPYSGYLETDATVPSPYAFKSETLLESGYEAFSDENKNGKLDPNEKRESKILSIVLTPSSLVNEKTGKVILHTGTSWITDQFIPYAMNSQFSTVSITGLFQDTAVAEIPLKKEELDTISLSDNQKLVAWVIGVFLFPGFILAVGSYFVYVRRKSSMIEV; encoded by the coding sequence ATGTTTTTAACAGCAGATCGAATTTTACCATTTATTAGTTTACTTTCACTTTTCGCCTACTTCTTGTTCGATGGGATGGTTGTAGATCCTAAAAGAAGAATTATTTTTCTAGGTGTTATTTTTTTATTTTTAGCTTCTGATACCATCATTCGTGCATTTTCCAAAGGTCTACGTAAAGAAGACCAAAACAGATACATTGCTGCCGGATTTGGAATTGGTGCTTTTTTATTGTCAGTTTTGCGGGACTTTTTGGATTTAAAACCAGTTGCGGGTTTTAATGAGGAAGTCAGTGCCATTCCGAAAGTCAGAGAATTTCTTTTACTTTGTGTGGTTCTTTTCTCTATTGTTTTTCTACTCCAAGTCATTTTGCTTGAGATTGGAAAATCATCTTTAGAAGCACAAAGTAATCTCGCAAAATCTAAAAATTCTCTATTACAAAATGCGGTTTTAGGGTTTTTGTTTGTTCTGCCAATTTTAGTGGCAGTCAATTATTTTGCGATCAAACGAAACTATAACTTTGATTTGAGTAGCCAGGGAAAATTTTCCCTTTCGCAAATTTCTAGAAACCTCATCAAACCAATCACAAAAGATGTAACCATCACTGCATTTTATCCACGTCCTTTGGAAGCAGATGGGCCAGCAAACGGTGATAAGTTGGCTGCGTTTGCTCTCACTCGAGTTCGTCCCGACATTGAAATCCTTTTAGACCAAATCAAAGCAGAAAATTCACATATTACGGTTCAGTTTATCAATGCAGATGTGGAAGTGGATTTATTAAAAGAATTTGGACAAGTTTCGAATGGAACCATTTTTGTTCGTTCCCAGAAACAATCTTTGTTATCATCGGGGACTCCTTTTGCGGAAGAGCGAGTGATTGCCAAAGAAACCAAAGATTTGGAAGATCTCGAACGTAAGTTAGTTGGTGCTCTCCTCAACGTAACTACTGAACAGAAAAAGGTTTATTTTACCGTTTCCAATGGAGAACGATTTGGAATTTCTTTTAAAGCACTCCCGAACGAACAAGTAAACCGGTTTGTTTCTTCCTTACAGTTTCTAAATTTCAAAGTGGCGGAACTTGGTTTTGCACAGGGTTGGCCATCAAAATTGCCAGAAGATGCAGAGATGTTGGTGGTCCTTGGACCAACGGTTCCTTTTTCGAAAGAAGCAAAAGAAGAACTTAGAAAATTTGTTTTAGAAAAAAATGGAAAAGTTCTCATCACTATGGAACCGAAAGGGAATGAAGATTTTAGTTGGTTACTTGCTAGTGCTGGCCTTAAATATAACTCTTCTCAGTTGATCGAAAGAGAAGAAAAACCTGGATTTGTTGTTGCGAAACAATTCCCAGACAATCGACTCACCGATTTACTTCAGAAAAAGGAAATGGGAATTTTGTTCCCTTATAGCGGTTATTTGGAAACAGATGCTACTGTCCCATCTCCTTATGCTTTTAAGTCAGAAACTTTATTAGAATCTGGATATGAAGCTTTTTCTGATGAAAACAAAAATGGTAAATTGGATCCAAACGAAAAAAGAGAAAGTAAAATACTTTCTATAGTTCTTACACCTTCTTCTCTTGTGAATGAAAAAACGGGGAAGGTGATTTTACATACAGGAACTTCTTGGATTACTGATCAGTTCATTCCGTACGCTATGAACTCTCAGTTTTCAACGGTTTCCATCACTGGTTTGTTTCAAGATACTGCTGTAGCTGAAATTCCACTCAAAAAAGAAGAACTCGATACTATCTCTCTTTCCGATAATCAAAAGTTAGTTGCCTGGGTGATTGGAGTGTTTTTGTTTCCTGGATTTATTTTGGCAGTAGGATCCTACTTTGTTTATGTTAGAAGAAAAAGTTCAATGATTGAAGTATGA
- a CDS encoding UDP-N-acetylmuramate--L-alanine ligase — protein sequence MKIFMVGIGGIAMGNLAYMLKQQGHDVSGSDQNLYPPMSDKLVEWGLSPKSGYRKENVKGSDLVIIGNAISRGNPEVEEVLNTGMEYMSMAQAIGTFFLKGKKPVVISGTHGKTTTTFLTHWILESIGLKPGLFVGGIRKDGYPGFAIGEGDYFVIEGDEYDSAFFDKSSKFLHYRPYYLAMNALDFDHADIFADLNAIKIMFKRLLNLVPGRGKVFYWKGSKNLVEITKDYKHAPVESFDLGDKNSIFKYEKGVLSEIRTKSKIKPSLIGSHNYRNVEVATRICLEIAPQKRKEILEAVESFPGVKRRQENLFVSDVSLLVEDFAHHPVAIQETIKAHKEAYPGYKIIALFEPRSATSHRNVFQDDFAKCFKGSDVSIVTEVYQVDKVNKSLRLNVKKLVKDIAKNTKKEALYAKDAKEIPSILKKILPKLQKEKVIILAMSNGAFGGIYPELKSLIELRETV from the coding sequence TTGAAAATCTTTATGGTAGGCATTGGTGGAATTGCTATGGGCAATTTAGCCTATATGTTGAAACAACAAGGACATGATGTGTCAGGTTCAGATCAAAATCTTTACCCACCTATGTCTGATAAGTTGGTCGAATGGGGATTGTCACCTAAATCTGGTTATCGTAAAGAAAATGTAAAGGGTTCCGATTTAGTCATTATTGGAAATGCCATTTCACGAGGAAATCCTGAAGTAGAAGAAGTTCTAAATACAGGAATGGAATACATGAGTATGGCGCAGGCCATCGGAACCTTTTTTTTAAAAGGGAAAAAACCCGTTGTGATTTCAGGAACTCACGGCAAAACTACGACTACTTTTTTAACCCATTGGATTTTGGAATCCATTGGATTGAAACCCGGTCTTTTTGTGGGTGGGATTCGTAAAGACGGATATCCTGGATTTGCCATTGGAGAAGGGGATTATTTTGTTATCGAAGGAGATGAATATGATTCTGCTTTCTTTGATAAAAGTTCTAAATTTTTACACTATAGACCATACTATTTAGCGATGAATGCTTTGGATTTTGATCATGCGGATATTTTTGCAGACCTAAATGCAATTAAAATTATGTTCAAACGTCTGTTAAATCTAGTTCCCGGTAGGGGAAAGGTTTTTTATTGGAAAGGATCCAAAAACCTAGTGGAGATCACCAAAGATTACAAACATGCTCCTGTGGAATCTTTTGATTTAGGGGATAAAAACTCTATTTTTAAATATGAAAAGGGTGTTCTGAGTGAGATCAGAACTAAATCTAAAATTAAACCATCTTTGATTGGGTCGCATAACTATCGCAATGTGGAAGTGGCAACTCGTATCTGTTTGGAAATAGCTCCCCAAAAAAGAAAAGAAATTTTAGAAGCAGTGGAATCATTTCCGGGTGTCAAACGTAGACAAGAAAATCTATTTGTTTCTGACGTAAGTCTCCTTGTTGAAGACTTTGCCCACCATCCAGTGGCCATCCAAGAAACCATCAAAGCCCACAAAGAAGCCTATCCAGGTTATAAAATCATCGCACTTTTTGAACCAAGAAGTGCCACTTCTCATAGGAATGTATTCCAAGATGACTTTGCAAAATGTTTTAAGGGAAGTGATGTGAGTATTGTTACCGAAGTCTATCAAGTGGACAAGGTAAACAAATCGCTTCGTTTGAATGTGAAAAAATTGGTAAAAGACATAGCAAAGAATACAAAGAAAGAAGCTTTGTATGCAAAAGATGCAAAAGAAATTCCTTCCATCCTAAAAAAAATTCTACCGAAATTACAAAAAGAAAAAGTAATCATCCTTGCTATGTCTAATGGTGCTTTTGGTGGAATTTATCCTGAATTAAAATCATTAATAGAATTAAGAGAAACTGTATGA
- the pheS gene encoding phenylalanine--tRNA ligase subunit alpha, with product MSLSQEIEDLVKEAESVLSSATSEQELDTFKNQFLGKKGKLTSVLKGLASLSVEEKKTVGKQANEAQVRLESFVESKRISLKESFYENQLGQEFFDGLRPLETKERGSLHPISQIQYEIEDIFTSMGFSVMDGPEVETDENNFGALNFTEDHPARDMQDTFYTADGNLLRTHTSAIQVRALRKLKPPFRIIAPGRVFRYEEVDASHENTFYQVEGMVVGENISVAHLIYTMETLLSRVFRKEIKTRLRPGYFPFVEPGFELDINCLVCSGDGCSVCKHSGWLELLPCGLVHPNVLESAGLDSKKWTGFAFGLGLDRLVMMRYGIHDIRYFQSGNLRFLKQF from the coding sequence ATGAGCCTATCCCAAGAAATTGAAGATTTAGTCAAAGAGGCGGAATCTGTTTTATCTTCTGCAACATCCGAACAGGAATTGGATACTTTCAAAAACCAATTCCTTGGTAAAAAAGGAAAACTCACTTCTGTTTTAAAAGGCCTCGCATCTCTTTCTGTAGAAGAGAAAAAAACAGTTGGTAAACAAGCAAACGAAGCGCAAGTCCGGCTTGAAAGTTTCGTAGAATCAAAAAGAATTTCCTTAAAGGAAAGTTTTTATGAAAACCAACTGGGCCAAGAATTCTTTGATGGTTTACGACCATTGGAAACCAAAGAAAGAGGAAGCCTCCATCCTATTTCTCAAATCCAATATGAAATCGAAGATATCTTTACTTCTATGGGATTTTCTGTGATGGATGGACCAGAAGTTGAAACCGATGAAAACAATTTTGGTGCTCTCAATTTTACGGAAGACCATCCTGCCCGTGATATGCAAGATACATTTTATACGGCTGATGGAAACTTACTCAGAACTCATACTTCTGCCATCCAGGTGCGTGCCCTTCGTAAATTAAAACCACCATTTCGTATCATTGCTCCTGGTCGTGTGTTTCGATACGAAGAGGTGGATGCATCCCACGAAAATACTTTTTACCAAGTCGAAGGTATGGTAGTTGGAGAAAATATTTCAGTAGCTCATTTGATTTACACAATGGAAACACTTCTTTCTCGTGTGTTTCGTAAAGAAATCAAAACAAGACTTCGCCCGGGTTATTTTCCTTTTGTGGAACCAGGTTTTGAATTAGATATCAACTGTTTGGTTTGTAGTGGGGACGGTTGCAGTGTGTGCAAACATTCTGGTTGGTTGGAACTACTGCCTTGTGGACTGGTTCATCCGAACGTTCTTGAATCAGCAGGACTCGATTCTAAAAAATGGACTGGGTTTGCCTTTGGTCTTGGTCTTGATCGTCTCGTGATGATGCGTTACGGAATCCATGACATCCGTTATTTCCAATCAGGGAATTTGAGATTTTTAAAACAGTTTTAG
- a CDS encoding thiolase C-terminal domain-containing protein, giving the protein MNPILLGAADTIESEFDSEVYKNLSPLEKYHSLLFRSVDKLFGFLGTDRSKIAPYLTDFVSIEAQSLGREGYGFTVKDSNDMGFGGLACHTVDLGGASVGGALGQAHTIVKANPYAVVLVAAADVPKSVFKQVSDLKRLTATVCHKEWEMPYGATLIGLYSLLCERMMYDTGVTSDDLEEITKHFRTLAETNPRAFQFQKPVTEKQFKKPLSGVYSTPMIAIVTDHGFATLITSETMKQKLIEKKIIKKDSEHIYLAGSGHSAHAEYFIQKKNLKSPAALACERAVASSGFQRSDIEYAWIYDCFTGMIIHEAGLYFGVPPKETATALRKGKISNGTKEIPINLGGGILNYQAAMALSGATGLIDIVSQYGLAVDPIPEKLTNQPNVSLLGGNGGIDSINSVVIFSKEKPKSPREPLVLNPLEVNVPNPKVGEKATILTVSTIYFNPGGEKKPPYLIVCSTKDNGEMVLTNLYGKDGVEIVSKEGLSLGNSKVEFKEIDGKIQAVLL; this is encoded by the coding sequence ATGAACCCAATTCTACTAGGTGCCGCAGACACAATCGAATCTGAATTTGATTCGGAAGTTTATAAAAACCTTTCTCCTTTAGAAAAATATCACTCTCTACTTTTCCGTTCCGTAGACAAACTCTTTGGTTTTCTTGGAACGGATCGTTCCAAAATCGCGCCATACTTGACTGACTTTGTTTCTATCGAAGCCCAATCTCTTGGCCGCGAAGGATATGGATTCACGGTAAAAGATTCCAATGATATGGGATTTGGAGGCCTTGCTTGCCATACAGTGGATTTAGGTGGGGCAAGTGTGGGCGGAGCGCTTGGGCAAGCTCATACGATAGTCAAAGCCAATCCTTATGCAGTTGTCCTTGTTGCGGCCGCAGATGTTCCCAAATCTGTCTTTAAACAAGTATCGGATTTAAAACGACTCACAGCTACGGTTTGTCATAAAGAATGGGAAATGCCATATGGGGCAACACTTATTGGTCTTTATTCGCTGTTATGTGAACGGATGATGTATGATACTGGTGTAACAAGTGATGATTTAGAAGAAATCACAAAACACTTTCGAACACTGGCGGAAACAAATCCCCGTGCCTTCCAATTCCAGAAACCAGTGACGGAAAAACAGTTTAAGAAACCTCTTTCTGGCGTTTATAGTACACCAATGATCGCCATTGTCACCGATCATGGATTTGCCACTCTTATCACTTCTGAAACCATGAAACAGAAGTTAATTGAAAAAAAGATCATCAAAAAAGACTCCGAACATATCTATTTAGCAGGTTCTGGACATAGTGCCCATGCGGAATACTTCATCCAAAAAAAGAATTTAAAAAGTCCAGCCGCCCTTGCTTGTGAGAGAGCTGTGGCCTCTTCTGGGTTTCAAAGATCTGATATTGAATACGCTTGGATTTACGATTGTTTTACAGGAATGATCATCCATGAAGCAGGGTTGTATTTTGGAGTTCCTCCAAAAGAAACAGCAACGGCACTTCGCAAAGGAAAAATATCCAATGGAACAAAAGAGATTCCGATCAATTTAGGTGGGGGAATTTTAAATTACCAAGCAGCGATGGCACTCTCTGGTGCTACGGGTCTCATTGACATTGTCAGTCAATATGGTCTCGCCGTGGATCCAATTCCAGAAAAACTAACAAACCAACCTAATGTAAGTTTACTGGGAGGAAACGGCGGAATCGATAGTATCAATTCTGTGGTTATTTTTTCCAAAGAAAAACCTAAATCGCCAAGAGAACCCTTGGTTTTAAATCCATTGGAAGTGAATGTTCCAAATCCCAAAGTGGGAGAAAAGGCAACCATCCTCACGGTTAGCACCATCTACTTCAACCCAGGGGGAGAGAAAAAACCACCATACCTCATTGTATGTTCGACAAAAGACAATGGAGAGATGGTTCTTACCAATCTATATGGAAAAGATGGAGTGGAAATTGTATCCAAAGAAGGTTTATCTCTTGGAAATTCAAAAGTGGAATTCAAAGAAATAGACGGAAAAATCCAAGCAGTTCTTCTTTAA